The Herpetosiphonaceae bacterium genomic interval CGCCTGTATGGGACGCTGCTTGATAAACGTCGTCGTCAGGCCGGTCACGGCCTCGATCTCGCCCACCAGCATGCGCGCCAGGTCGATGATATGCGCGCCCAGATCGCCGAGCGTTCCCGCGCCGGCCAGATCTTTTTGCAGCCGCCAGACCAGCGGAAAGCTAGGGTCCATGATCCAATCTTGGAGATAGACCGCCCGCCAGTGGTAGATCTGCCCGATCCGCCCGCTGTCGATCAGATGCTTTGCCAGCAGCACCGCCGGAACGCGCCGGTAGTTGAAGTTGACCATGCCCACCACGCCCGCGCGCTCGACCGCCGCCTGCATCTGCCGGGACTCGTCCAGCGTATTCGCCAGCGGCTTCTCGCAGAAGACGTGCTTGCCATGCTCCGCCGCAGCAATCGCGATCGGCGCGTGGGTATCGCCCGGCGTCGAAATATCGATCAGGCCAATATCATCGCGCGCGACCAGCCTGCGCCAGTCGGTTTCGACCTCGCGCCAGCCGAACTGCGTGGCAGCCTGCTGCACCGCCGCGCGATCGCGTCCACAGAGCACCTGCATCACGGGATGCAGCGCGACATCCGGAAAAGACGGAACCACCTGGCGATAGGCGTTCGAGTGAGCCTTGCCCATAAACTTATAGCCCACCAACCCGACGTTGATCGTTTGCGGCATGAATCGCTCCTCATGTAGCGCACGGCGGCGCGGCTATTCTCGAAGGGAGAAGGATACATCCCAACCGCTTATCTGCGCAACTCCGGCTCGTGCGGCGGGCGGATCGCCGATTAAAAGCAGCGGCGACGGCACGTACCTGTCGTCGCCGCTAGGCCTGTGGGGTATGGTATGGGCTATGAGAAGCTGGGATGCAAGGAGGAGTTGCGATCGACACGCTGGATGGTCGTTGCCTGGAGCGCGCTGCTTACCGAAGGATACAGCGCAATGTCACGGAACGAAATGCCAAGCTGGGTGATCGTGGCGGCCATCTGGGCGGAGATGCCCGTCAGCATGACGCGCGCGCCTAACAGTTGGATTGCCTGGATCAGCTGATCGAGCATGCGTGCGACGTTGGTATCGATCGTCGAAACGCCCTGCACATCGACGATGATCGTGTGTGCCCGCGACGAGTGCAGCTTTTGCAGGATCGTGTCGCTCACCTGCTGGCCGCGCGTGCTGTCGATATGGCCGATCAGCGGCGCGAAGAGCACGCGCTCGCCAATCTCCTGAACCGGCACCGTCAGCTGGCTGATCGTGTCGCGCAAATGACGCTCCTGATCCAGCAGCGTGCTCGTATCGCGCAGCCGCGCCTCCAGCTCGTTATTCAGGTCGTTGGCTTGCACCGCCGCAGCCTGGGCGGCAGCCTCTTGTGTGCGCGCATGCTGAAGCGCAAATTGCAGCGAGCGCGCAAAGAGCGAGACGAGCAGGCCAAAGGTCAGCAAGATAACGGCTGCGACGAAGCCGATCCGCAGCGTGGTATCAAGGGCCACCCCTACGATCTGCTGGAGGCTCAACACCACGATCGCGACCGGTACGGCGCTCCACCAGCGCAACAAAAAGCCTGCGATCAGCAGCACAACCCCGTTCGATACACCATACGCCGTGTACGCGCTCTGAATATTCGCGAACTCAGGCGTGCTGGCTCCTGCGATATTGGCGATGCTGAGCGCGGCGATCAGGCCGACCGTCGCCGAGGTGACATACCCGGCTCGTAGCAGCCCAAGCAGCCCAAGCAGCACGACGAGCAGCACGCCGCAGGTCAGCACCAGGGTCGAGCCCAAGCCTTTGAGAAGCAGCAACATCAGCGTAATGGCGATCATGCTCGGCACGAGCATAAGCAAAATGAGCAGCAGGAGCTGTGCGCGCCGTTCTGTTTCAGAATCGGTGAAGGCAGGCAAAAACATGCTGAAAGATCTCCTCAATTACACGTTCCGTGTAGAGAGAGTTGTACCACTATCTGGGAGAGTCGGCATACAATCGGATGCTCGCGCTCAGAAGAGAGCGCACCCGTGCAAGTGTAGCACAGGTGCGCTCGATCGCCGCTTCTTGAGAGTCCATATCTTCCCTGGTACTTTCGCGCCGCTCTTCCTATTCTCAGCCAGCGTGTCCGCTTACAGGACGACGATCGCGGTGAGCATCATCGTGCAGTACCAGTAGGTGAACAGCATATAGGTCTGGTGATCGGCCTGGCGCGTGCGGTACAGCACGATCCTGGCGGCGATCCACAGGCTCATAGCCGCCGGGACCATACTGCACAGCAGTGCGGCCCATGTGCTGTCGGCGGGCGCGATCAGCCCGACATAGATCACTGCTGGCAGCAGCACAAAGCCAAAGCTCAGGCTCGCGCGTGTCTGCATTTCGCCGAATACGATCGGCAATGTCTGCCGCCCGATCACGCGGTCGCCTGCAATATCGCGCAGATCTTGCGCGGCGACCAGCAGCATCACCGTACACGCGAGCAGGATGATCCAGCGCCACGCGATGGGCGTGAGCGGCGTGACCAGCTCCCAGGCCGGAGCCAGGCCCGCGACGATGCCAGCGCCCATCACCAGGTGCTTGCCGATCCAGTGTCGTGCCCAGCCGCCGAAGTTATGCAGCACCGTTGCCGCCTGCCACAGCAAGGCCCAGCCCAGCAGATCGAGCCACCACCCGACGAAGGTAAACAGGGCCATGAGCACGATCCAGCGCATAAGCGCGCCCTCGTATGAGACGATACCGCGCGCAAGTGGACGATAGGGCTTGTTGAGCCGATCTTCCTCGATACCGGTGAGCTGATTCGAAACGCAAAAAATGCAAACATAGAGCCAGAAATAGGTCAGCCCGCTGCCTAGCGCCGCCACCAGCTCATACAGCGGGATTGAGCGGCTATGCCAGGCGGCAATGGTAAACAGGGATGTAGGCACGATCGTTGCCGAGATATCGCCCTTGATGAAGAGCCAGCTGAGATGCATCTCGTAGCGGATGCGCTCAGCTACCGAGATTCTCATGCCTAACGCTACATGCTCGGCCTTCATGTGCATGATGCTGCCTCCTTACTAAGACGAAGCTGCGTTGATGGAGGACACGGCGCCCATAGTATCGTTATGAGCATTTAACGTGCAACCAATGCGAAGAACAACGTCATTCGCCCATCACATAGGTCCTGAAAATCTGGCGCCGGTTGTACCAATCCCACACGGCTCCAAGGTCATATTGCATGCATGTCGCGTCGTTCCACGAACTGAAAAGTTCTGCTATCCTTGTGGGCAAATCAAAGGAGGACGCAATGGCGCGTACAATTCGATCACCGCGTGGAACGACGCTGAGCTGTAAAGGTTGGGTGCAAGAGGCTGCGCTGCGCATGCTGATGAATAATCTCGATCCCGATGTGGCGGAGGACCCTGAGCATCTGATCGTCTATGGTGGCACCGGCAAGGCAGCGCGTAGCTGGGAAGCCTTCGATGCCCTGGTGCGGACGCTGCGCGATCTTGAAGCGGACGAGACGCTGCTGGTACAGTCGGGCAAGCCTGTGGCCGTGTTTCGCACGCATTCCGGTGCTCCACGGGTGCTGCTGGTGAACAGTATGCTCGTTCCCAGGTGGGCCGATTGGGAGACGTTTCGCTCGCTGGAGGCGCGCGGCCTGACGATGTATGGGCAGATGACGGCAGGCTCGTGGATCTATATCGGCACGCAGGGTATTCTCCAGGGCACCTACGAGACGCTGGCTGAGCTAAGTCGGCAGCATTTCGGCGGCTCACTGCGCGGGCGCTGGGTGCTGACAGCCGGGCTTGGCGGCATGGGCGGCGCGCAGCCGCTGGCGGTGACGATGAACGAGGGCGTCGCGCTGGTGGCGGAGGTCGATCCGCACCGCATACAGCGACGACTCGAAACCGGCTATCTCGATCAGGCGGTGGATACGCTTGAGGAGGCGATGACGTTGGTCGAGGCCGCGCTGCGTGAGCAGCGTCCGCTCTCGGTTGGGCTGCTGGGCAATGCCGCCGAGATCTATGCTGAGCTTGCGCTCCGCAATATCACCCCCGACGCCGTCACCGATCAGACGTCGGCTCACGATGCGCTGAATGGCTATGTTCCGGCGGGCATGGCTTTCGCCGATGCGCTTGCATTACGTCAAGCCGATCCCGAAACCTACGTTCGCCGTTCGCGCGAAACGATGGGCCAGCATGTCGCGGCCATGTTGCAGATGCAGGAGCGCGGCGCGATTGCCTTTGATTATGGCAACAACATTCGCGCCCAGGCGCAGCTTGCCGGAGTCGAGCGCGCGTTTGACATTCCCGGCTTCGTTCCGGCGTTTATCCGCCCGCTCTTCTGCGAGGGCAAAGGTCCGTTCCGCTGGGTCGCGCTGTCGGGCGATCCCCAGGATATTTATCGCACCGACCAGGCGATCCTTGAGCTTTTTCCAGACGACGAGCCGCTGCATCGCTGGATTCGCCAGGCGCGCGAGAAGGTGCATTTTCAAGGGCTGCCCGCTCGCATCTGCTGGCTGGGCTACGGCGAGCGCGCCAGGGCTGGCCTCGCGTTCAACGAGCTGGTGCGGCGTGGCGAAGTATCCGCGCCGATCGTGATCGGTCGCGATCATCTCGATGCAGGCTCGGTGGCGTCGCCCAACCGCGAAACCGAGGCCATGCGCGACGGCTCGGATGCGATCGGCGACTGGCCGATTCTGAATGCGCTGCTCAACAGCGTCAACGGCGCGAGCTGGGTTTCGGTCCATCACGGCGGCGGTGTCGGCATCGGCTACTCGCTCCACGCAGGCATGGTGATCGTCGCCGATGGAACGGATGAGGCCGCGCTCAAGCTGGATCGTGTGCTGACCGGCGATCCAGGCATGGGTGTCGTGCGTCATGCCGATGCGGGTTACGATCTGGCGCGGGATGTGGCGCGCGAGCGCGGCGTTAAGATTCCGATGCTGGATGAGGCTGGGGAATAAAGTACAACGGGGAGAAGCCGGAACCAAGAACCGGGGGATGAACAAAGCGCCGACGGGCCGGGGTTTGGGGCCTGTTGGAAGGCTGGGTTGTATTTGGAAAATATAGATTATCGGTAGCATAAGAGCCGGTAGTGTTCTCTCTGCTACCGGCTCTGGAGCAATCAGCGGACGAATGCTATCGTGAGGCCAGCACGCCACCTGATGCGAGATCGGCGCGCAAGGCCTGCGCCGCCTCGATCGCCGAGCCGAGATCGCGGTAGGGACGCAAACGCCGAACATCGATATTCTGCGCCACGATCACCTTTGCCATCGAGCTGCTAATCCCCGCGACCAGCACCTGCGCCCCCAGCAGCTCAGTCGCCTCGATCATCTGCAAGAGCAGCCGCAGCACCTCGGTATCCATCAGCGCAATCCCGGTGACATCGAGGATCGCGCAGGAGGCGCGCTGCTGCGCCACGCCCTGGAGCAAGGTCTGGAGCAGCGCGTCGGCGCGCTGCGGATCGACATGGCCGACGATCGCCAGCAGCACGATCTGATGACCGATCGGCAGCAGCGGCGCCGCGAGATCCTGCACCGTCGAGAAGAGCTGCTGCTGTGTGTGCAGGCTTTGCTGAAGCTCGTGGTTGCGCTGCTCAAGCGCGCGACGCTGCTCCTGCAAGCTGCCCGCCATCTGATTGAACGCACGGGCGAGCGCGCCGATCTCGTTGCGGCTCTTGCTGTCGATCCGCACATCCAGGTTGCCTGCCGTGTACTCGTGAACGCCCGCCATCAGCCGTCGCAGCGGCACGCCCACCGATCGTCCCGCCATGCCCTGGATCACCACCAGCAGCGTAATCACGATCGCGCCGAAGATACCCATCGCGATCAACACCTGGCTATGGCGCGCCGAGATGATCGAAGCCGCACCCTCAAGCTTCGCATCGATGCGATGAGCAAGCTCATGCGTTTCCTCGCTAAGCTGGCTGCCCACCTGATCGGCCCTCTCCCAGGCCGCATCTTGCGTCGCCTGATTGGCCTCCGATGGCTGAGCCAGGTTCGTATCGGCAGCATCGAAAAGCTGCCGCGCAGCGCGTCCGTATTGCTCATGAAGCGCGCGCATCTGATCGATGTGCATTTGCTCGGTTGGGTCCAGAACGCCCGAATCGATGGCTTGCTGGAGTCTGGTATAAAGCGCCGCAATCGTCGTCACGTGCCCCTCGAACTCTGCCCGATGCTCTCGATGCCCAAGCGCATAGGCGTCGTTATCATGCACCATATACTGAGTATACAAAGCCAGCTCACGAGCATCGTTTGCCGCGTCTTTCAGATTACTGATATGATGAACCCGTTCATTGAATCGAACCTGGATGAGCAGCATAAAGGCGAGCAGACCGATCACGACAGCCACGGTCGCCAGGCTGCTCATCCACAAGCGGGTACGAAGTTGCGCAAACACCAGGCGCTCTCCCTTGATGATTGAATATCTTGAATTGACTGATGATGTTGAATACCAATGCACGATCGAGCAATCGCGAGAAGTCACGCATAACAATACACCCAAGCCGAGCAGCGGCGTATAGTGCTAATGTTCTCAATGGTTTAACCATTTGCTGATCGAGCAGTAGTACCCCAGGCAAGGAGCGCCGCCGATGGCGCGCGCGAGCGGCTGAATCCACATCGATTCGCGTGGGACGATACAATCGAGGCGCGATCTTCCGTCTACGAGCTGGCTTCTTCGGGTACATCCGCGGCACCGTCGTTGGACTGTGCCTCGCTGAGCTTCGGGGTTTGGAGCGCGAGGTTGACCGCCCGCAGCAAATCGTCGATGTCGAACGGCTTGAGCACCAGCCCGACGTTCTTGGATTTCATGTACCCCTCCATCTCCTGAATCGCCTTGACCGCAGCCGTACAGACGATCACCGGGATTGTGGCAGTTGTGCGGCGCAGCTTCAGCTTCTGCAACATCTGCCAGCCGACCGCCTCGCCGCCAATCAGATGGTCGAGGATAATCAGATCCGGATTAACGCGCTCGACTTCGGCGAGATCCTGAATCCCATAAGAGTAGAGCACCACTTCATAGCCTTCTTCGGTCAAAATCTCCTGAAAGAGTTCCAAAATTTCTTGCGTATCGTTAATCACCATGATGCGTGTCGGCATGACAGATCGATCCTTCGCAATGTACTAACGGTGATGGTGAAAGAGGGTAGCCTAAGCACGCGAAGTATAGCATATTGTAGCGCTATTCAAGCAGTACTCTGCGGCATACTCCACGGCTTCGCAGTGCCCATCGTCGAGCGGGTGCATCCCACGGTGCGATTCTCGCTATACTACATTTGTGAACACAATCACGGTATAGCGAAGGCGAACAAAGGGTATGCAGAGCACACAGCACGCAGCACGCGCGCCGCTGATCACCATCGAAGGACTCTCGAAGTGGTTCGACGAAGGCGACCGGCGGCGCGTCGTCCTCAACGAGGTGAATGTTAGCTTCAACCGGGGTGAATTCGTTGTCTTGCTCGGCAAGAGCGGATCGGGAAAATCGACGCTGCTAAACCTGATCGGCGGTATCGACAGCCCATCGAGCGGCAGTATCCGCTTTGACAGCAGGGATCTGACCAGGCTGGACGAGCGCGCTCGGACGCTCTTTCGCCGCGAACATATCGGATTTATCTTTCAGTTCTTCAACCTCCTGCCGACGCTCACGGTGATCGAAAATATTATGCTGCCGCTCGAACTCAACGACCGCGCCGACGCGGCGGGTCGGCAGTACGCGCGCGATCTGCTGGCACAGGTCGGTCTGGCCGATCGCGCCGACACGTACCCCGATAAGCTCTCCGGCGGCGAGCAGCAGCGCATCGCGATTGCCCGCGCGCTGGTCCACGATCCGCTGCTGATTCTGGCCGACGAGCCGACCGGCAACCTGGACATCGAAACCGGGCGGCAGGTCCTCGATCTGCTGGATACGCTGACGCGGCGGGCCGGAAAAAACCTGCTGATGGTGACGCACAGCCCCGACGTGATCGGACTCGCCGACCGCGTGTTTCATATCAAAGACGCGCATCTGGTCGAGAGCCAGCCCTACGAGGCGCTGACGCCGGTCACATCCTAGCACAAAGAACGCGGGGAAGGGGCCAGAGATGCGGGACTGGAACCCGGAACGTTGAACGTTGAACGAGAAACTTGGAACTGTGAATGAGCAGCTTACTGATCAAAACAAGCATCCGCTACCTGCTGCGCCACCCGTGGCAAGTCGGGCTGTCGATCCTGGGCGTGGCGCTGGGCGTTGCGGTTGTGGTGGCGATCGATCTGGCGAATACCAGCGCGCGCCGCGCCTTTACGCTCTCGACCGAGACGGTGACGGGACGGACCACGCATCAGATCATTGGAGGCGCTGGCACGCTCGACGAGGCGCTGTACCGCGAGCTAATCCAGCGCGGCACCGTGCGGCAGGCCGCGCCGATCGTCGAGGGCTACGTCAGCGCGGCGTCCGAGGCGGTCGGGCCGATCCAGGTGCTCGGCGTCGATCCCTTCGCCGAGAGCGGCTTTCGGGCGTTTTCGGTGGGCCAGACCGAAGATGCCGCTACGTTCGTGCCGCTGTTGAGCGAGCCCGCTACCGGCATTATCTCCGAGCAGACCGCGCGCCGCGCGCAGGTGGAGGCTGGCGAGACGCTCGATCTGCTGGTCAACGGGCAGCGCCGCGCGATCCGCATCGTGGGGCTGCTCCAGCCGCCCGACGAGGCCAGCCGCCGCGCGCTGGACGGCACGCTGCTGTGCGACATCGCCACGGCCCAGGAGCTCCTGGGCGAGGTCGGGCGGCTCAGCCGGATCGATCTGATTCTGCCGGAGGGCACGACCGGCGAGCAGGCACAGGCGACGATCGCGGCGCAACTCCCGACGGGCGTCGAGATCGTGCGGCCTGCCACGCGCACCCAGGCGATCGAGCAGCTTGCACGCGCGTTCGAGACGAACCTGACCGCGCTGAGTCTGCTGGCGCTGGTTGTGGGCATGTTTTTAATCTACAACACCGTGACCTTCTCGGTAGTGCAGCGGCGCGGTCTGCTCGGCACCCTGCGCTGCATCGGCGTGACCCGGCGCGAGATCTTTGTGCTGATCCTGACCGAGGCGGCGCTGCTGGGACTGATCGGCTCGGCGCTTGGTCTGCTGCTGGGGATCGTCCTGGGCAATGGGCTGGTGCGGCTGGTGACGCGCACAATCAACGATCTCTACTTCGTGGTGACGGTGCGCGGCCTGTTCATCAGCCCGATCACGCTGCTCAAGGGCCTTGGCCTTGGCCTTGGCGCGACGCTGCTCACGGCGCTGGTGCCAGCCAACGAGGCCAGCTCGACGCCGCCGCGCACCGTGCTGCGCCGCTCGTCGCTTGAGGAGCGCCTGCGCCGGGCGCTGCCGCTGGTGACAGGCGCGAGCGCGGCGATGTTTATCGCGGGCACCGGCCTTTTGCTGCTGCCGTCGCGCTCGCTGTGGATCAGCTTCGGCGGGCTGTTTGGCCTGGTCTTCGGCTGCGCGCTGCTCACGCCGCTGGTGACGCTGGCGCTGATGACGCTGCTCCGTCCGCTCACCGGGCGATTGTTTGGATTGCTGGGCCGCATGGCAGCGCGGGATGTGATCGCCGCGCTGAGCCGCACCTCGGTGGCTATTGCCGCGCTGATGGTCGCGATGTCGGTCACGGTCGGCGTCGGCGTGATGGTCGGCTCGTTCCGCCAGACGGTGATCACCTGGCTCGACACCAGCCTGCGCGCCGATATTTATGTCTCGCCGCCGGGCTTGGCCGCCAACCGCGTCGATGCGGAACTCGATCCCGCCGTGATCGAGCGGCTGCGCAGCGCGCCGGGCATTGTCAGCAGCGCGCGCTATCGGAACCTGCTCGTGCGCAGCGGTGAGAATCTGGTGCAGGTCGTGGCGATCGACGTGAACGAGCGCGGCAAAGAAGCCTACCGGCTTGTCTCCGGCTCGAACGATGCCGCCTGGCAGGCGTTTACCGAGGGCGCGGTCTTCGTCTCCGAGCCGTTTGCCTATCGCTTCAACGTTCCGCGCAGCGGCGGCACGATCACGCTTCAGACCGACAGCGGCCCGCAGACGTTTCGCGTGGCGGGCATCTTCTACGATTACTCATCGGATCAGGGCGTCGTAGTGATGCCGCTCGACGTTTTTCGGCAGCATTGGAGCGACCGGGCGATCTCGTCGCTGGCGCTGTACGTCGCGCCCGATCAGAACGTCGACGAGGTCGTCGATCGGCTGCGCGGGCTGGTCGGCGGACAGCAGGATGTGCTGATTCGCTCCAATCGCGGGCTGCGGCAGGGCACGCTGGAGATCTTCGACCGCACCTTCGCGATCACGTCCGTGCTGCAACTACTGGCGACGACGATCGCGTTTGTCGGGGTGCTCAGCGCGCTGATGGCACTTCAGCTTGAGCGCGCGCGCGAGCTAGGCGTGATGCGCGCAAACGGACTGACGCCGCGACAGCTCTGGGGCATGGTGCTGGGCCAGACCGGCTTGATGGGCTTTACGGCGGGGCTGCTCTCGCTGCCGGTGGGCATGCTGGTGGCGCTGGTGCTGGTGTATGTGATCAACCGCCGCTCGTTCGGCTGGACGCTTCAGATCACGCTCACGCCCGGCGTGTTCGTGCAGGCGTTGGTGCTGGCGCTGGTCGCGGCGCTGCTGGCGGGGATCTATCCGGCCTACCGTATGTCGCGCACGCCGCCCGCGCTGGCCCTGCGTGAGGAGTAAGCACGAGGCGAGGAGCACCACGGGGTGCTCCTCTCACGAACCACGCTTGCTTGTCACGCGAACATGCCTAATCCGTCAGCGCCTTCAAGCGCGGCCAGTAGGTTGTATCGCTGCTGCATCGGCCTGGCAGCAGGTTCCATGTTCCGTACTGCTGCCCATTGATCGTACAGCCGACCCAGTTCGCGTCTGATGTGGCGTCGGTCGCGTAGAAATAGCCCACATGGCGGCTGCGGGCAAGATTGATCGCCGCCTCCATCTCTGCCTTCGTCGCCGTATGGATCAGATGCCAGAATTGCGCTTTGGGATATTTCGTCTCCCAGCCGCTTGGTGTCCAGCCTCCATACTGAGCATAGAATGTTTCAAAGTTGGCCTGGATAATATCCTGCGCCGGATTCGGCGTGTTATTGACGGTGAACATGCACTCCTGGGTCGTCGTCCCCGGATTTAAGATCACTTTCACGCCGCCGGTGGGCGCATAGGCGTTGCGCGACTGTTTCATATAGGCCACGATGTTTTTATAATACTGTGCCTCGTTCCAGTTGGTTTCGCCGTTTGGGCCGAGGTTGCTGGTGCAAGATGGATATTCCTCGTCGATAAACAAGCCAGT includes:
- a CDS encoding Gfo/Idh/MocA family oxidoreductase produces the protein MPQTINVGLVGYKFMGKAHSNAYRQVVPSFPDVALHPVMQVLCGRDRAAVQQAATQFGWREVETDWRRLVARDDIGLIDISTPGDTHAPIAIAAAEHGKHVFCEKPLANTLDESRQMQAAVERAGVVGMVNFNYRRVPAVLLAKHLIDSGRIGQIYHWRAVYLQDWIMDPSFPLVWRLQKDLAGAGTLGDLGAHIIDLARMLVGEIEAVTGLTTTFIKQRPIQAETTGGLGAAAGAEMGAVTVDDAALFLTRFAGGAVGSFEVTRFAKGHANYNSFEINGSKGSIVFNLERLNELQVLFDDDPPDVRGFRTVLVTEGSHPYMGAWWPAGHIIGWEHTFTHTVRDLLDGIAAGSAPAATFADGVSCQAVLDAVERSAGSKAWVEPEY
- a CDS encoding STAS domain-containing protein: MFLPAFTDSETERRAQLLLLILLMLVPSMIAITLMLLLLKGLGSTLVLTCGVLLVVLLGLLGLLRAGYVTSATVGLIAALSIANIAGASTPEFANIQSAYTAYGVSNGVVLLIAGFLLRWWSAVPVAIVVLSLQQIVGVALDTTLRIGFVAAVILLTFGLLVSLFARSLQFALQHARTQEAAAQAAAVQANDLNNELEARLRDTSTLLDQERHLRDTISQLTVPVQEIGERVLFAPLIGHIDSTRGQQVSDTILQKLHSSRAHTIIVDVQGVSTIDTNVARMLDQLIQAIQLLGARVMLTGISAQMAATITQLGISFRDIALYPSVSSALQATTIQRVDRNSSLHPSFS
- a CDS encoding UbiA family prenyltransferase, with amino-acid sequence MHMKAEHVALGMRISVAERIRYEMHLSWLFIKGDISATIVPTSLFTIAAWHSRSIPLYELVAALGSGLTYFWLYVCIFCVSNQLTGIEEDRLNKPYRPLARGIVSYEGALMRWIVLMALFTFVGWWLDLLGWALLWQAATVLHNFGGWARHWIGKHLVMGAGIVAGLAPAWELVTPLTPIAWRWIILLACTVMLLVAAQDLRDIAGDRVIGRQTLPIVFGEMQTRASLSFGFVLLPAVIYVGLIAPADSTWAALLCSMVPAAMSLWIAARIVLYRTRQADHQTYMLFTYWYCTMMLTAIVVL
- the hutU gene encoding urocanate hydratase — its product is MARTIRSPRGTTLSCKGWVQEAALRMLMNNLDPDVAEDPEHLIVYGGTGKAARSWEAFDALVRTLRDLEADETLLVQSGKPVAVFRTHSGAPRVLLVNSMLVPRWADWETFRSLEARGLTMYGQMTAGSWIYIGTQGILQGTYETLAELSRQHFGGSLRGRWVLTAGLGGMGGAQPLAVTMNEGVALVAEVDPHRIQRRLETGYLDQAVDTLEEAMTLVEAALREQRPLSVGLLGNAAEIYAELALRNITPDAVTDQTSAHDALNGYVPAGMAFADALALRQADPETYVRRSRETMGQHVAAMLQMQERGAIAFDYGNNIRAQAQLAGVERAFDIPGFVPAFIRPLFCEGKGPFRWVALSGDPQDIYRTDQAILELFPDDEPLHRWIRQAREKVHFQGLPARICWLGYGERARAGLAFNELVRRGEVSAPIVIGRDHLDAGSVASPNRETEAMRDGSDAIGDWPILNALLNSVNGASWVSVHHGGGVGIGYSLHAGMVIVADGTDEAALKLDRVLTGDPGMGVVRHADAGYDLARDVARERGVKIPMLDEAGE
- a CDS encoding HAMP domain-containing protein; amino-acid sequence: MFAQLRTRLWMSSLATVAVVIGLLAFMLLIQVRFNERVHHISNLKDAANDARELALYTQYMVHDNDAYALGHREHRAEFEGHVTTIAALYTRLQQAIDSGVLDPTEQMHIDQMRALHEQYGRAARQLFDAADTNLAQPSEANQATQDAAWERADQVGSQLSEETHELAHRIDAKLEGAASIISARHSQVLIAMGIFGAIVITLLVVIQGMAGRSVGVPLRRLMAGVHEYTAGNLDVRIDSKSRNEIGALARAFNQMAGSLQEQRRALEQRNHELQQSLHTQQQLFSTVQDLAAPLLPIGHQIVLLAIVGHVDPQRADALLQTLLQGVAQQRASCAILDVTGIALMDTEVLRLLLQMIEATELLGAQVLVAGISSSMAKVIVAQNIDVRRLRPYRDLGSAIEAAQALRADLASGGVLASR
- a CDS encoding response regulator, translated to MPTRIMVINDTQEILELFQEILTEEGYEVVLYSYGIQDLAEVERVNPDLIILDHLIGGEAVGWQMLQKLKLRRTTATIPVIVCTAAVKAIQEMEGYMKSKNVGLVLKPFDIDDLLRAVNLALQTPKLSEAQSNDGAADVPEEASS
- a CDS encoding ABC transporter ATP-binding protein yields the protein MQSTQHAARAPLITIEGLSKWFDEGDRRRVVLNEVNVSFNRGEFVVLLGKSGSGKSTLLNLIGGIDSPSSGSIRFDSRDLTRLDERARTLFRREHIGFIFQFFNLLPTLTVIENIMLPLELNDRADAAGRQYARDLLAQVGLADRADTYPDKLSGGEQQRIAIARALVHDPLLILADEPTGNLDIETGRQVLDLLDTLTRRAGKNLLMVTHSPDVIGLADRVFHIKDAHLVESQPYEALTPVTS
- a CDS encoding FtsX-like permease family protein; amino-acid sequence: MSSLLIKTSIRYLLRHPWQVGLSILGVALGVAVVVAIDLANTSARRAFTLSTETVTGRTTHQIIGGAGTLDEALYRELIQRGTVRQAAPIVEGYVSAASEAVGPIQVLGVDPFAESGFRAFSVGQTEDAATFVPLLSEPATGIISEQTARRAQVEAGETLDLLVNGQRRAIRIVGLLQPPDEASRRALDGTLLCDIATAQELLGEVGRLSRIDLILPEGTTGEQAQATIAAQLPTGVEIVRPATRTQAIEQLARAFETNLTALSLLALVVGMFLIYNTVTFSVVQRRGLLGTLRCIGVTRREIFVLILTEAALLGLIGSALGLLLGIVLGNGLVRLVTRTINDLYFVVTVRGLFISPITLLKGLGLGLGATLLTALVPANEASSTPPRTVLRRSSLEERLRRALPLVTGASAAMFIAGTGLLLLPSRSLWISFGGLFGLVFGCALLTPLVTLALMTLLRPLTGRLFGLLGRMAARDVIAALSRTSVAIAALMVAMSVTVGVGVMVGSFRQTVITWLDTSLRADIYVSPPGLAANRVDAELDPAVIERLRSAPGIVSSARYRNLLVRSGENLVQVVAIDVNERGKEAYRLVSGSNDAAWQAFTEGAVFVSEPFAYRFNVPRSGGTITLQTDSGPQTFRVAGIFYDYSSDQGVVVMPLDVFRQHWSDRAISSLALYVAPDQNVDEVVDRLRGLVGGQQDVLIRSNRGLRQGTLEIFDRTFAITSVLQLLATTIAFVGVLSALMALQLERARELGVMRANGLTPRQLWGMVLGQTGLMGFTAGLLSLPVGMLVALVLVYVINRRSFGWTLQITLTPGVFVQALVLALVAALLAGIYPAYRMSRTPPALALREE